In Aerococcaceae bacterium zg-252, the genomic window ATTTCAATTATATCGCCTAATCACCAACATTGAAAATGGCAACATCTTTATTGATGAAAACGTCAAAACACTCGACTGGATTACACATGCCATTACAATCGTTTCAATTATCGCTATTCTAGTCGGATTCACTTGCTATCTACCAATTTTATTTATCGCACTCGCTTGTGGTTTTACGGCACTCATTATCCAAATTGTGCGTAACGCATTTGCCAAAGCAATTCAAATGCAAGATGAATTAGATTATACGGTATAGAGTAAGTGTGGGATTTCAGCTTGAAAATCAAGCCCCAGCGAACCAGAATAGGAGGAAAGTAAATGATTCAAATAAACTTAGATGTCGTAATGGCAAAACGTAAAATCAGTTCAAATGCATTGGCAGAACAAATCGGAATTACATCAGCCAATCTATCAATTTTAAAAAATAATAAGGCAAAAGCAATCCGTTTTTCGACGCTGAATGCATTATGCAAAGCATTGGATTGCCAACCAGGTGATTTAATCGAATATATTGATAATGGAGAGGAGTTAGTCACTTATGAATAACGAAATAATAGTAGAACAGAAAAAATCCACCTTACCACTACTTGATGCACAACAAATTCGAGTAGCAAAACTTAATACTCTATGGATATTTATTATTGCCTACTTATATACTTATACAGTGTGGGATTTACATACACACTACTACTTATTACTAACTCTAGCACTCATTGCTTTTGTTGAATATTTCAATCACATAATGAAACGAAACATAGCATCTGTTACTGCAAAACTTGAATATGCTGTAC contains:
- a CDS encoding DUF2975 domain-containing protein, giving the protein MTQPKSLVEVQIKITKSSIILFALIAIVLLFTGTHIVQYIMPRSTPLFTDQLRFNVLLSSGYISGTLALFFLFQLYRLITNIENGNIFIDENVKTLDWITHAITIVSIIAILVGFTCYLPILFIALACGFTALIIQIVRNAFAKAIQMQDELDYTV
- a CDS encoding helix-turn-helix transcriptional regulator; translated protein: MIQINLDVVMAKRKISSNALAEQIGITSANLSILKNNKAKAIRFSTLNALCKALDCQPGDLIEYIDNGEELVTYE